A genomic stretch from Aedes albopictus strain Foshan chromosome 2, AalbF5, whole genome shotgun sequence includes:
- the LOC109421476 gene encoding uncharacterized protein LOC109421476 has protein sequence MFLAARKWWSNQTKLKPEKDAFFILDYFLVVSGIQLRSRNNYLRAAWNVYRMLIVMQVILIARKIWSIFQTEDNFQLISNSLHMCVGFSIIFTRIFFIVRSFKQVNGVRWFVNQRKFRADDPAAFAIRQRTYANTINITIAMILNCFVQTVIVLFTDLANSESLQLPFYLTGVSSLENNLLEKIHSGMFSVYVYFASTNFLAVFLPLSTLKAEMEVVGDAFDKIMDHVDVRMAALELNEIDEIREEQFWKILQEELTQCFIAHTAVLDKVKDLKKLTDPTFLMLYYMTMLFIAVGVMAVLFSPQFDSFNTLSLEYSFRYTLECYSFCYVVSRFNEEVGKNVRIYPGLISLFNSNSTTALSTSCPTSIGELI, from the coding sequence ATGTTCCTTGCAGCAAGAAAATGGTGGTCAAATCAAACGAAACTAAAGCCCGAAAAGGATGCATTCTTCATTTTGGACTACTTTCTAGTAGTTTCTGGTATACAACTTCGAAGCAGGAACAATTACTTACGAGCGGCGTGGAATGTCTATCGAATGCTCATTGTAATGCAAGTCATCCTGATAGCCAGGAAAATCTGGAGCATTTTCCAGACCGAAGACAACTTCCAACTAATTTCCAATAGCTTGCACATGTGCGTCGGATTTTCCATAATTTTTACTCGAATCTTTTTCATAGTGAGAAGCTTCAAACAAGTGAATGGTGTCCGATGGTTTGTCAATCAGAGAAAATTCAGAGCAGATGATCCTGCTGCATTTGCCATTCGCCAACGTACCTATGCCAATACGATCAACATTACAATCGCTATGATTCTGAACTGCTTCGTGCAAACTGTGATAGTACTGTTCACTGATCTTGCAAACTCTGAGTCATTACAATTGCCATTCTACCTCACAGGAGTCAGTTCGTTGGAGAATAATCTACTGGAAAAGATACATTCCGGTATGTTTTCAGTGTACGTTTACTTTGCATCGACCAACTTTTTGGCTGTGTTTCTACCGTTGTCGACGCTGAAGGCAGAAATGGAAGTGGTTGGAGATGCGTTCGATAAAATCATGGACCACGTTGATGTACGAATGGCCGCGCTAGAATTAAACGAAATTGACGAAATTCGAGAAGAACAGTTTTGGAAAATCCTACAAGAGGAGTTGACGCAATGTTTCATCGCACACACCGCAGTGCTGGACAAAGTGAAGGATTTGAAGAAACTGACGGACCCAACCTTCCTGATGCTGTACTACATGACTATGCTGTTCATAGCAGTGGGTGTAATGGCGGTGCTGTTCTCTCCGCAATTCGATAGCTTCAACACGTTGTCTTTGGAATACTCTTTCCGCTACACGCTTGAGTGCTACTCTTTTTGCTACGTCGTTTCGAGATTCAATGAAGAGGTAGGAAAGAATGTCAGAATTTATCCTGGGTTAATTTCCCTTTTCAATTCCAACAGCACAACGGCATTGTCAACAAGTTGTCCCACTTCCATTGGGGAGTTGATTTGA
- the LOC109421484 gene encoding uncharacterized protein LOC109421484: protein MFCSIKTRFTEWWKHLTKLKPGRDSFFLLDYFLVLAGIHLLTRNGYLRTVWNFYRALLFIHVVLMTRKVMEIFQTEDNFQLIANNMIMCVGCFIIFARCVFIVTSFKQVNSIRNLVNRREFQANDPTAMAIRQSAFNNAIFVTLFMAMNSLTQTFMVLFTDLGKTESLLLPFDLVGLSSSENFILQKIYSGMFSIYVFLASTNFLAVYLPLTALKAEMRIVVHSYSKITNQVEDRMSGLGHKAVDDSNEAHFWEILQDELTQCVRAHAAVLDKVGELKKLSDPTFLLLYYMTMLYAAIGVIAVLFTPKLNTFNTISLEYSMRYMLECFVFCHVVSNFNEQHNNIVNKLSQFHWGVDLRYSKRFSREYKQIRSMVLMIIMQSQKSLNFSCGGLFELTMGSFTTIVNKTYTLTMYFWNIKKRE, encoded by the exons ATGTTCTGCTCAATCAAAACACGTTTCACCGAATGGTGGAAACATCTGACAAAACTCAAACCCGGAAGGGATTCATTTTTCCTTCTTGACTATTTCTTGGTGCTTGCCGGAATACATCTGCTTACTAGAAACGGCTACTTACGAACCGTATGGAATTTCTATCGTGCTCTTCTATTTATCCACGTCGTACTGATGACGAGAAAGGTTATGGAAATTTTTCAAACCGAGGACAATTTCCAGCTGATCGCCAATAACATGATCATGTGCGTGGGATGCTTCATAATATTTGCTCGGTGCGTTTTCATAGTAACGAGCTTTAAACAAgtgaattcaatcagaaatttggtGAATCGGAGAGAATTCCAAGCGAATGATCCTACTGCTATGGCTATTCGTCAAAGTGCTTTTAACAATGCTATTTTCGTTACTTTGTTCATGGCAATGAACAGCCTCACGCAAACTTTTATGGTTCTCTTTACTGATCTCGGTAAAACCGAGTCATTGTTGCTGCCGTTCGATCTTGTTGGACTCAGTTCATCTGAAAACTTTATTCTTCAGAAAATATATTCGGGCATGTTTTCAATTTACGTGTTTCTTGCATCGACTAACTTTTTGGCTGTGTATCTACCATTGACAGCGCTCAAGGCAGAAATGAGAATAGTCGTTCATTCCTACTCAAAAATCACGAATCAGGTCGAAGATCGAATGTCTGGACTAGGTCACAAAGCTGTCGACGATTCAAACGAAGCTCATTTTTGGGAGATTCTTCAGGATGAGCTAACTCAATGCGTTCGTGCTCACGCTGCTGTACTGGATAAAGTAGGGGAATTGAAGAAATTGTCAGACCCAACCTTTCTGCTGTTATACTATATGACCATGCTGTATGCTGCGATAGGAGTGATTGCGGTGCTGTTCACGCCCAAATTGAACACCTTCAACACGATATCTTTGGAATACTCTATGCGGTACATGTTAGAATGCTTCGTCTTTTGCCACGTCGTTTCTAATTTCAATGAGCAG CACAACAATATCGTCAACAAGTTGTCCCAATTTCACTGGGGAGTTGATTTGAGATACAGCAAACGATTTTCCCGTGAGTACAAGCAGATCCGATCGATGGTCCTGATGATCATCATGCAGTCGCAGAAAAGTTTGAACTTCAGCTGCGGAGGGCTGTTCGAACTGACCATGGGAAGCTTCACCACGATTGTAAACAAGACCTACACGCTGACCATGTACTTTTGGAACATCAAGAAACGGGAGTAG